A DNA window from Hydra vulgaris chromosome 13, alternate assembly HydraT2T_AEP contains the following coding sequences:
- the LOC136089235 gene encoding uncharacterized protein LOC136089235 isoform X1, translated as MASASLSSNKLKLNHLTINNYNRHNAYESQKQFIKSVQDYSIKTSQSPVDIADDVFSLKSLPPKHQLMKWSTELSMRNNIASGIHYIECNLEKFIYESVQHLIALHRVQEMKLAVDQELTWFNSPKLVPKSISIFPSQNLIEKFKEVLFRRPANKEISEYGMNPNTLAEFCCARWLSSDHMLQISSILNSNQGHSKVIYFNFLGNIEHYVSRITVVPKKLIFIINVGGNNEKTFSGTDLNAGCHWTLAVYNSIEGNFYYGDALGWTAPDDFLTKVKLLIRKLYHISESFNITYCHDPKTHMNGVKKCSSFCKENYPMQSCGNICGVITIIVCAISCLKYDYFNCMINNGQIEINNYIFLKDPTKYSKYLRLVLMSWFISKEINLDFVVPTTIVREVSTSFEVCDTDEVCDSDEDAIYTNVFESNIKT; from the exons ATG GCATCTGCTAGCTTGTCTTCAAACAAGTTAAAGCTTAATCACCTTACGATCAACAATTATAATCGACATAATGCTTACGAGTCACAGAAACAGTTTATTAAATCTGTTCAAGATTATTCTATCAAAACAAGCCAGTCTCCTGTGGATATAGCTGATGATGTATTTTCTCTTAAAAGTTTACCACCTAAACATCAGTTAATGAAATGGTCCACTGAACTATCTATGCGCAATAATATTGCGAGTGGAATCCATTATATAGAATGCAATCTAGAAAAGTTCATCTATGAAAGTGTTCAGCATCTAATAGCTCTTCATAGGGTTCAAGAAATGAAGCTAGCAGTTGATCAAGAGTTAACATGGTTTAATTCTCCCAAGTTAGTACCAAAATCAATCAGTATTTTTCCTTCtcaaaatttaatagaaaaattcaAAGAAGTGCTTTTTAGAAGGCCAGCTAACAAAGAAATATCAGAATATGGGATGAACCCTAATACTTTGGCTGAGTTCTGTTGTGCTAGATGGCTTTCATCAGATCATATGCTGCAAATTTCTAGCATTTTAAACTCTAATCAAGGCCATTCaaaggtaatttattttaactttttaggaaATATTGAGCATTATGTATCAAGAATAACTGTTGTCCCCAAAAAGCTgatctttattataaatgttgGAGGAAACAATGAGAAAACATTTTCTGGCACAGATTTAAATGCAGGTTGCCACTGGACACTTGCAGTTTATAATAGTATTGAAGGTAATTTTTACTATGGAGATGCTTTAGGATGGACAGCTCCAGatgattttttaactaaagttaaattattaatcAGAAAATTGTATCACATAAGCGAAAGCTTTAATATCACTTATTGTCATGATCCAAAGACACATATGAATGGAGTTAAAAAATGCAGTTctttttgcaaagaaaattaTCCCATGCAGTCATGTGGAAATATTTGTGGAGTTATTACCATAATAGTATGTGCAATCTCTTGCTTAAAATATGATTACTTTAACTGTATGATAAATAATGGTCAAATAGAGAtcaataattacatttttctaaaagaccctactaaatattctaaatatttaagattagtTTTAATGTCATGGTTTATCTCAAAAgaaataaatcttgattttGTTGTTCCTACCACTATTGTGCGTGAAGTTTCCACCAGTTTTGAAGTATGTGATACTGATGAAGTATGTGATTCTGATGAAGATGCcatatatacaaatgttttcGAATccaacataaaaacataa
- the LOC136089435 gene encoding uncharacterized protein LOC136089435, with protein MAGRGGNDLASAVTCLFLKIMDDLDINKFILWFNSCVPQNRNSFMSAALCEFIIRYPQIKVIERKFCEPGHSSIQECDNIHSQIEKSLAVAEIFSPLGLERAIKNVNRKKPFSVYQMQLIDVKNFSVVAGFSSYKLVPYTRVKNLVYRNGLPYYVFFKTSFSDNYSQARINKFVKRAASSIITKPIKTDILMAACLRAPYQSLSAEKANDIISMYSYMPAVDIAFYKALIK; from the coding sequence ATGGCTGGTCGTGGAGGAAATGATCTTGCCAGTGCTGTAACATGTCTGTTTCTGAAAATCATGGATGACCTTGACATAAATAAGTTCATACTTTGGTTCAATTCATGTGTACCACAAAACCGCAATAGTTTCATGTCAGCAGCTTTATGTGAATTTATTATACGATACCCACAAATTAAAGTCATTGAGCGAAAGTTCTGTGAGCCAGGTCACTCCAGCATTCAAGAATGTGATAACATTCATAGTCAAATTGAAAAATCTCTCGCTGTTGCAGAAATATTTAGTCCACTTGGACTAGaaagagctattaaaaatgtaaaccgtAAAAAACCATTCTCTGTTTACCAAATGCAATTAATAGATGTGAAGAATTTTTCAGTTGTTGCTGGTTTTTCAAGTTATAAGTTAGTGCCTTATACAAgagttaaaaatcttgtttatcgAAATGGACTGCCatactatgttttttttaaaacctcattTTCAGACAATTATTCACAAGCTCGTATTAATAAGTTTGTCAAGCGAGCAGCATCAAGCATTATTACCAAACCAATAAAGACAGATATACTAATGGCAGCTTGCTTACGTGCTCCTTATCAGTCTTTATCTGCTGAAAAAGCCAATGATATCATTTCCATGTATTCATACATGCCTGCTGTTGATATTGCATTTTACAAAGCATTAATAAAGTGA
- the LOC136089897 gene encoding uncharacterized protein LOC136089897 translates to MSKSLINFNSDVQLCENSEIELCENSEIELYENSEDDSEITEGELTFNGEVELCENSEPLFSQSLTSLFSQNSISLREVEHSEGDFSSTSGGCTCCVPNCFNNSKRNKNLSFYVIPKEKVLRKLWLAKISRKDFSPSSSHRVCSAHFQGNKKTYMNNVPTIIPKTVKLTARVPRKTKNSLGLIHKTIQIPYSEELSTPVLSYKETLKQENKILKDQIEDIIKEKQALENTQKEAICKLNDKILLSQFTVERFKHNKEHFKFYTGFENFELFKVVMKFLEPEIYSLNYWGSMSTVADDLSENSSSKTRGRSRILNVEEEFFMVLIRLHCAFPIEDLAIRSIPIWPTKKLVNETMPSCFKDVYPNTRVIIDCTEIFTVMPTSYRTQSAMFSKYKHHHTAKGLIGIAPSGAITFVSDLYAGRSSDKQITNHCGILKLLEKGDSLMADRGFDIVNDLPKGISLNIPPFLEGDFQLTLEKELETRRIASVRIHVERAIARIKNYRILQNTFPLSMAADMNKIWVIVCYLVTFLPPLIKTDSK, encoded by the exons atgtcGAAAAgcctaataaattttaacagtGATGTTCAATTATGTGAAAACAGTGAGATTGAACTTTGTGAAAACAGTGAAATTGAACTTTATGAAAACAGTGAAGATGATAGTGAAATTACTGAAGGTGAACTCACTTTTAACGGAGAAGTTGAACTTTGCGAAAACAGTGAACCACTCTTTTCACAAAGTTTAACTTCACTCTTTTCACAGAATTCGATCTCACTGAGAGAAGTTGAACACAGTGAAGGTGACTTCAGTTCAACAAGTGGTGGATGTACTTGTTGTGTaccaaattgttttaataattctaagcgtaataaaaacttatcattttATGTTATACCCAAGGAAAAAGTGTTAAGAAAGTTATGGTTAGCCAAAATTAGCAGAAAAGACTTTAGTCCTTCTTCTTCGCACAGAGTTTGTTCAGCACACTTTCAagggaacaaaaaaacttatatgaatAATGTTCCAACAATTATTCCAAAAACAGTTAAGCTAACTGCTCGTGTACCAAGGAAAACCAAAAATAGCCTTGGTTTAATAcataaaacaatacaaataCCTTATAGTGAAGAACTATCGACACCTGTTTTAAGCTACaaagaaacattaaaacaagaaaataaaattcttaaagatCAAATTGAGgacattataaaagaaaaacaagcgTTAGAAAACACTCAAAAAGAAGCTATATGTAAGCTCAATGACAAAATACTTCTATCACAATTTACAGTTGAAAGGTTTAAACATAACAAAGaacatttcaaattttacacaggttttgaaaattttgaactatttaaagTAGTCATGAAGTTTTTAGAACCAGAAATATATTCACTAAATTATTGGGGTTCAATGTCTACTGTTGCTGACGATTTAAGTGAAAATTCTTCATCTAAAACAAGAGGAAGATCACGTATATTAAACGTTGAAGAGGAATTTTTCATGGTGCTAATTCGACTACATTGCGCCTTTCCTATAGAAGATTTAGCAATACG ATCAATTCCAATATGGCCAACAAAAAAACTAGTTAATGAAACAATGCCTAGCTGCTTTAAAGATGTATACCCTAATACTCGTGTAATTATAGACTGTACAGAAATATTTACTGTGATGCCAACTAGCTATCGCACTCAATCAGCtatgttttcaaaatataaacatcaTCACACAGCAAAGGGTTTGATTGGTATTGCACCGAGTGGTGCCATTACATTTGTATCTGATTTATATGCTGGAAGATCAAGTGATAAACAGATAACAAATCACTGTGGCatactaaaattattagaaaaaggTGATAGCCTGATGGCTGATAGAGGTTTCGATATCGTAAATGACTTACCAAAAGGAATTAGTCTCAACATACCACCATTTCTTGAAGGCGATTTTCAACTTACATtggaaaaagaattagaaaCAAGACGAATTGCATCTGTGCGAATTCATGTCGAACGTGCAATTGCAAGAATCAAAAACTACAGAATATTACAAAACACATTTCCACTTTCAATGGCTGCTGACATGAACAAAATATGGGTCATAGTTTGTTATTTAGTTACTTTTCTGCCACCTCTAATAAAAACTGATAGCAAATAA
- the LOC136089235 gene encoding uncharacterized protein LOC136089235 isoform X2 produces the protein MRNLQYLIRPKKNILRHMKNKHNTIDEAQENIQSGNSFCLQCGFKCRRIKDLRKHLSTVHFYTFLKEKLSFANNREFEMWKSDVESNNATQYVLPSGEKIDKDGRKKSYYQCNRSGFFKCIAKKRLVKSSGTRKFAKNCTSTLKVTQTVDGHVIVNACYSHYGHKNEIQHISLSSVQRQEIASKLKMGVTKNRILDDIRDETSCVQSRLHLTQLQDIKNLEKAFNINSIQLHANDQDSVAIWLKEWQRKGNSPVLYYKLQGELDTCYTFKESDFIIIMQTEHQKKNAATVWKKWCLY, from the exons atgcgCAATTTGCAATATCTCATTcgtccaaaaaaaaacatactgcGGCATATGAAAAATAAACACAATACAATTGATGAAGCACAAGAAAATATTCAATCAGGAAATTCTTTTTGTCTTCAATGTGGATTTAAATGTAGGCGAATTAAGGatttaagaaaacatttatCTACAGTTCATTTTTATACCTttctgaaagaaaaattatcatttgCTAATAATCGAG aatttgaaatGTGGAAATCAGATGTTGAAAGTAATAATGCAACACAATATGTTTTACCTTCTGGTGAAAAGATTGATAAAGATGGTAGGAAAAAATCATACTATCAATGCAACAGAAGtggattttttaaatgcattgcGAAGAAAAGACTAGTTAAAAGTAGTG GTACTCgaaaatttgctaaaaattgCACGTCCACACTTAAAGTTACCCAAACCGTAGATGGACATGTTATTGTTAATGCTTGTTATTCACACTATggacataaaaatgaaattcaacATATTTCTCTATCAAGTGTTCAAAGGCAAGAAATTGCTAGCAAACTTAAAATGGGTGTAACCAAAAATAGAATCCTAGATGATATTAGAGATGAAACAAGTTGTGTTCAATCCAGGTTACATTTAACCCAGCTTCAAGATATCAAAAACCTAGAGAAAGCATTCAACATTAATTCTATACAACTTCATGCCAATGATCAAGACAGTGTTGCAATTTGGCTAAAAGAATGGCAAAGAAAGGGAAATAGTcctgttttatattataaactacagGGTGAGTTAGATACATGTTATACATTTAAAGAATCagactttataattataatgcaaacagaacatcaaaaaaaaaatgctgcaacAGTTTGGAAAAAATGGTGTTTGTATTGA